In Antechinus flavipes isolate AdamAnt ecotype Samford, QLD, Australia chromosome 3, AdamAnt_v2, whole genome shotgun sequence, a genomic segment contains:
- the POU2F2 gene encoding POU domain, class 2, transcription factor 2 isoform X6, translated as MAETAAPTDGARGSRLDWVGGLNELTPLLLLLLPKRALGLSPGFPGFLHVSEIRMSKPLEPEKPGLDSQTEHTDTGTNGPDASHQNPQNKASSFSLSPTGPSTKIKAEDSSSDPAPVAPPPPPPSQPHLPQAQLMLAGGQLAGDIQQLLQLQQLVLVPGHHLQSPAQFLLPQTQQGQPGLLPTPNLFQLPQQSQGALLTSQPRAGLPTQAVTRPTLPDPHLSHSQPTKCLEPPSHPEEPSDLEELEQFARTFKQRRIKLGFTQGDVGLAMGKLYGNDFSQTTISRFEALNLSFKNMCKLKPLLEKWLNDAETMSVDSSLPSPNQLTSPSLGFDGLPGRRRKKRTSIETNVRFALEKSFLANQKPTSEEILLIAEQLHMEKEVIRVWFCNRRQKEKRINPCSAAPMLPSPGKPAAYSPHLGPGVTPQGAGGTLPLSPASSSLSTTVTTLSSAVGTLHPSRTAGGGSSGGGAVTPLNSIPSITPPPPATTNSTNPSPQGSHSAIGLSGLNPSTGAGLWWNSAPYQP; from the exons gtTCTCGACTGGACTGGGTTGGTGGACTGAATGAGCTGACccccctgctgctgctgctgctgcccaaGAG GGCCCTGGGGCTGTCACCTGGATTCCCTGGCTTCCTGCATGTCTCAG aAATAAGAATGTCTAAGCCCCTGGAGCCGGAGAAGCCAGGTTTGGACTCTCAGACAGAGCACACAG ATACAGGAACCAATGGACCAGATGCAAGCCATCAG aACCCCCAGAATAAGgcctcctccttttccttgtcCCCAACGGGtcccagcaccaag ATCAAGGCTGAAGACTCCAGCAGTGACCCCGCCCCAGTggcgcccccgcccccgcccccatCCCAGCCCCACCTCCCCCAGGCCCAGCTCATGTTGGCTGGCGGGCAGCTTGCTGGG GACATCCAGCAGCTCCTTCAGCTCCAGCAATTAGTCCTCGTCCCTGGGCACCACCTCCAGTCACCTGCACAGTTCCTGCTGCCACAGACCCAGCAGGGTCAGCCAG GCCTGCTCCCAACACCAAATCTGTTCCAGCTACCTCAGCAAAGCCAGGGAGCCCTCCTGACCTCCCAGCCGCGGGCTGGGCTCCCTACCCAG GCAGTGACCCGACCCACGCTGCCCGATCCGCACCTCTCGCACTCGCAGCCCACCAAATGCCTGGAGCCACCCTCCCACCCTGAGGAGCCCAGCGACCTGGAAGAGCTGGAGCAGTTTGCTCGCACCTTCAAACAGAGGAGAATCAAGCTGGGTTTCACTCAG GGCGACGTGGGGCTGGCCATGGGCAAGTTGTACGGCAACGACTTCAGCCAGACAACCATCTCGCGCTTCGAGGCGCTCAACCTTAGCTTTAAGAACATGTGCAAACTGAAGCCTCTTTTGGAGAAGTGGCTCAACGACGCAG AGACCATGTCTGTGGACTCCAGCCTGCCCAGTCCTAACCAGCTGACCAGCCCCAGCCTGGGCTTCGACGGGCTCCCGGGCCGGCGGCGCAAGAAGAGGACGAGTATCGAGACAAACGTCCGCTTCGCCTTAGAGAAGAGCTTTCTAGCG AATCAGAAGCCTACCTCAGAGGAGATCCTGCTGATTGCAGAGCAGCTGCACATGGAGAAGGAGGTGATCCGTGTCTGGTTCTGCAACCGGCgccaaaaggagaagagaattaaCCCTTGCAGCGCTGCCCCCATGCTGCCCAGTCCGGGCAAGCCAGCGGCCTACAGCCCCCACCTCGGGCCCGGG GTCACACCTCAGGGGGCTGGGGGGACCCTGCCATTGTCCCCGGCTTCCAGCAGTCTGAGCACAACAG TTACTACCTTGTCCTCAGCTGTGGGGACCCTCCACCCCAGTCGGACAGCCGGAGGGGGCAGCAGTGGGGGTGGGGCCGTGACCCCCCTCAACTCTATCCCCTCcatcacccccccaccccccgccacCACCAACAGCACAAATCCTAGCCCCCAAGGCAGCCACTCGGCCATCGGCCTGTCGGGCCTGAACCCCAGCACAGG
- the POU2F2 gene encoding POU domain, class 2, transcription factor 2 isoform X5 yields the protein MAETAAPTDGARGSRLDWVGGLNELTPLLLLLLPKRALGLSPGFPGFLHVSEIRMSKPLEPEKPGLDSQTEHTDTGTNGPDASHQNPQNKASSFSLSPTGPSTKIKAEDSSSDPAPVAPPPPPPSQPHLPQAQLMLAGGQLAGLTALMPTQQQLLLQQAQAQLLAAAVQQSNAAAAANAAAAASGQPPAPAGGGDLPPQPPASQPPATPQLTLSQPIQLTAQDIQQLLQLQQLVLVPGHHLQSPAQFLLPQTQQGQPGLLPTPNLFQLPQQSQGALLTSQPRAGLPTQAVTRPTLPDPHLSHSQPTKCLEPPSHPEEPSDLEELEQFARTFKQRRIKLGFTQGDVGLAMGKLYGNDFSQTTISRFEALNLSFKNMCKLKPLLEKWLNDAETMSVDSSLPSPNQLTSPSLGFDGLPGRRRKKRTSIETNVRFALEKSFLANQKPTSEEILLIAEQLHMEKEVIRVWFCNRRQKEKRINPCSAAPMLPSPGKPAAYSPHLGPGVTPQGAGGTLPLSPASSSLSTTVTTLSSAVGTLHPSRTAGGGSSGGGAVTPLNSIPSITPPPPATTNSTNPSPQGSHSAIGLSGLNPSTGAGLWWNSAPYQP from the exons gtTCTCGACTGGACTGGGTTGGTGGACTGAATGAGCTGACccccctgctgctgctgctgctgcccaaGAG GGCCCTGGGGCTGTCACCTGGATTCCCTGGCTTCCTGCATGTCTCAG aAATAAGAATGTCTAAGCCCCTGGAGCCGGAGAAGCCAGGTTTGGACTCTCAGACAGAGCACACAG ATACAGGAACCAATGGACCAGATGCAAGCCATCAG aACCCCCAGAATAAGgcctcctccttttccttgtcCCCAACGGGtcccagcaccaag ATCAAGGCTGAAGACTCCAGCAGTGACCCCGCCCCAGTggcgcccccgcccccgcccccatCCCAGCCCCACCTCCCCCAGGCCCAGCTCATGTTGGCTGGCGGGCAGCTTGCTGGG CTGACGGCCCTGATGCCCACCCAGCAGCAGCTCCTCCTGCAGCAGGCCCAGGCCCAGCTCCTGGCAGCTGCGGTCCAGCAGTCCAACGCCGCTGCCGCCGCTAAcgcagccgccgccgcctccgGGCAGCCCCCTGCCCCCGCTGGGGGAGGTGACCTGCCGCCGCAGCCACCCGCAAGCCAGCCCCCGGCGACCCCCCAGCTCACCCTGTCCCAGCCCATCCAGCTCACGGCCCAG GACATCCAGCAGCTCCTTCAGCTCCAGCAATTAGTCCTCGTCCCTGGGCACCACCTCCAGTCACCTGCACAGTTCCTGCTGCCACAGACCCAGCAGGGTCAGCCAG GCCTGCTCCCAACACCAAATCTGTTCCAGCTACCTCAGCAAAGCCAGGGAGCCCTCCTGACCTCCCAGCCGCGGGCTGGGCTCCCTACCCAG GCAGTGACCCGACCCACGCTGCCCGATCCGCACCTCTCGCACTCGCAGCCCACCAAATGCCTGGAGCCACCCTCCCACCCTGAGGAGCCCAGCGACCTGGAAGAGCTGGAGCAGTTTGCTCGCACCTTCAAACAGAGGAGAATCAAGCTGGGTTTCACTCAG GGCGACGTGGGGCTGGCCATGGGCAAGTTGTACGGCAACGACTTCAGCCAGACAACCATCTCGCGCTTCGAGGCGCTCAACCTTAGCTTTAAGAACATGTGCAAACTGAAGCCTCTTTTGGAGAAGTGGCTCAACGACGCAG AGACCATGTCTGTGGACTCCAGCCTGCCCAGTCCTAACCAGCTGACCAGCCCCAGCCTGGGCTTCGACGGGCTCCCGGGCCGGCGGCGCAAGAAGAGGACGAGTATCGAGACAAACGTCCGCTTCGCCTTAGAGAAGAGCTTTCTAGCG AATCAGAAGCCTACCTCAGAGGAGATCCTGCTGATTGCAGAGCAGCTGCACATGGAGAAGGAGGTGATCCGTGTCTGGTTCTGCAACCGGCgccaaaaggagaagagaattaaCCCTTGCAGCGCTGCCCCCATGCTGCCCAGTCCGGGCAAGCCAGCGGCCTACAGCCCCCACCTCGGGCCCGGG GTCACACCTCAGGGGGCTGGGGGGACCCTGCCATTGTCCCCGGCTTCCAGCAGTCTGAGCACAACAG TTACTACCTTGTCCTCAGCTGTGGGGACCCTCCACCCCAGTCGGACAGCCGGAGGGGGCAGCAGTGGGGGTGGGGCCGTGACCCCCCTCAACTCTATCCCCTCcatcacccccccaccccccgccacCACCAACAGCACAAATCCTAGCCCCCAAGGCAGCCACTCGGCCATCGGCCTGTCGGGCCTGAACCCCAGCACAGG